The window GACGCATCATAAGTATCGGACGCGGTCATGGATATCCGCGAAGAGTTGATCTTCTGGTTACGGAGGCAAATCCCCGTAACAATACAGGAGAGATTCGATTCATGCATGGAGTGCTACTTCGGTAGTATGAAGTGTATGTCCTACGATACAAGGGTGCCGAGAAAAGCCACTCTGGGACGATCATAAATAACCGTACCGAAATCGAACACTCGTGGGCGGGTGTGAGTACACTAAGGTGGACGGGATAACTAAGCTTAAGGAACTCTGCAAAAAAGCGGTCGTAACTTCGGGATAAGACCTGCCTCACTCGTATTTTACGAGAAGGCCGCAGCTAACGAATCCAGGCGACTGTTTACCAAAAACACAGCTCTCTGCAAACGCGCAAGCGGAAGTATAGGGGGTGATGCCTGTCCGGTGCCAGAAGATTACGGGGAGGGGTGCAAGCTCTGAACTTAAGTCCTGGTGAACGACGGCCGTAACTATAACGGTCCTAAGGTAGCGAAATTCCTTGTCGGGTAAGTTCCGACCCGCACGAACGGCATAACGGTCTGGACACTGTCTCAAGCTTAGGCCCGGTGAAATTGCAATATCGGTAAAAATGCCGATTACTCGCAGCAAGACGGAAAGACCCTATGAAGCTTTACTCTAGCTTGGCACTGAGTCGTACGTATAGTTGTGCAGGATAGGTGGGAGACTGTGATGGTGGGACGCTAGTCCTATCGGAGTCGTTGTTGAGATACCACCCTTCTGTACGTATGCCTCTAACCCACTCAATGTGGGGACCGTGCTTGGTGGGGAGTTTAACTGGGGCGGTTGCCTCCTAAAACGTAACGGAGGCGCACAAAGGTAGGCTAGGTCCGGATGGAAATCGGACTGGTCGTGTATTCGCACAAGCCTGCTTGACTGAGAGACCTACAAGTCGATCAGAGACGAAAGTCGGTGAAAGTGATCCGGCACCAACATGTGGGAGTGGTGTCGCTCAACGGATAAAAGTTACTCTAGGGATAACAGGCTGATTGCGTCCAAGAGTTCACATCGACGACGCAGTTTGGCACCTCGATGTCGGCTCGTCGCATCCTGGGGGTGGAGAAGCTCCCAAGGGTATGGCTGTTCGCCATTTAAAGCGGTACGCGAGCTGGGTTCAAAACGTCGTGAGACAGTTTGGCCCCTATCTGCTGTGAGCGTTTAGATACTTGATGAGATCTGTTCCTAGTACGAGAGGACCGGAATGGACGAATCCCTGGTGGATCGGCTGTCATACAATGGCACCGCCGAGTAGCTAAATTCGGAATGGATAACCACTGAAAGCATCTAAGTGGGAAGCCAACTCAAAGATAAGGTATCTCAGGTCTGTAAGGATCATAAGTGCCCTCGGAGACTACGAGGTTGATAGGATGTAGGTCGAAGCACAGAAATGTGTGTAGCCGAGCATTACTAATAGCACGAACGGTATTTATATATGCTTTTTATTCTTACTCGAGCTTTATGCTTGTTGGTATGAATGGAAGTTTGAAGCAATATTTGTTGGAAATAGTAAAAAATGTCTCAATTTAAAATTATATGTCATATATTATGAGTGGTGAAATTACTTGATTTTCAATAATTTCTCCTCAGAGTCTTGGTGTGTATGGCGTGGAGGGTACACCTGTTCCCATTCCGAACACAGAAGTTAAGCTCCACCGCGTCGATGGTACTTCGTGGCTTCACGTGGGAGAGTAGATACATGCCAAGACCTTGAGGAGAAATTTTTCGAATAATTTCTAAGGATCATTAGCTCAGTTGGTTAGAGCGCTTGCTCGACATGCAAGAGGTCACTAGTTCGAGTCTAGTATGATCCACCAGACTGTTGTCTGGGCGATTAGCTCAGTTGGTTAGAGCATCTGTTTTACACGCAGAGGGTCATAGGTTCGAATCCTATATCGCCCACCATAAAAATCCAAAAATATCTTACGTGAGTAAGGTATTTTTTAATACTTTCTTTCTGGATATAGGATGAGAAGTTTATCCAGCGAGCGAAAGCGAGTCGGAAATCCTATATCGCACCATATAAATATCATAAATCTCTTCCTTACTCGGAGGGATTTTTTAGTTCTTCATATTTCTTTATTCTTTCCAATTGATATAGATTTATTCCTCCTTCATTCCTCCTGGTTATATCTGTTTCATAATCTGCTCGTGTATAATCTTGTATAGAGAAGTTATATGTAATGCATCAAATCACTTCAGTTCAATTTATAATGAGTACTCGATATCTTCATAAAGTCATTCACATCTTCGTTTCATATTCTATATTTCATAGTTCAAGAGATATTTTTTTCTGTCATTTGAGGATACTTTTACTTAACATAAACTTCTCCATTCCAAGTAGTTTACAGACTTTGAATAATGGCATAAACTCATCAAGCACATAGCTTCATAACTGATTACAAGCCTCTATTAGATATGTCCCTTCAATAATTGGTAATGGAGGATCCTCATATAGATTTTCTCATGATTTGTTCGTATTAAGCATTACTCTCCAATTATTTCACTGCCGAAAAGGTATTCATATAATAACATTTTCTGGTCGTGTTTTATGTACTCGAACTGGTTCCAGAGAAGTTCAATGAGTTCTACTATGATGGTCCAAAAAACTTCTATCATCTATACAAGGAATGTTATTGCTTACTCCCTTAAGTGTGCTAGCTACACGTTTAAATACTCATAATGTTGCTGTTAAACTGGGGATATGTTCCAGTGGTTCTTTTTCTGACATATATTTATTATAATACAAATAATTACTTGTCAAATTTTTCCCCTCGCTTTTTCTAGTTTTTCCATATAATCCTTCCATATTGTTCTCTAAGTTTCTTTCCATGCGCATCCTCAAGTACGCCCTCAAAAACATCATACGAAACCCATTTCTCTCGCTTTCGTCGATTTTCGTCATCGGGCTTCTTCTTTTCTTTGTGAATATCTTGATTTTTGTTCTGTTTGTATCAGAGAACTTCATCACGGATGTTCAGTCGAAAATCAAGTTCACCATCAACTATCAGAGTGGTTATGAGCTCGATAGTTTGAAATCTCAGGTTATGATCGATGGACTTCGTTCGACCTTTTCAGGGATTGTGGTGACTCCGATTTCGAAAGATGAAGCCTATGCTCGCAATAAGACACTCTATCCTGATCTTATCAGTATCATCGAGTGATCAGGCGAGAATCCATTTCCTGATTCCCTTTCTATATCGGGAATTCCGCTCGATCGCTATGATGAGTTCAATAACTATATCCTCGAACATCGGGATTTGTTTCACTATGATGAGGATATTCTCGGGAAGAAGCTTCTGGATTACAAAAGCCAATTCAAACGTATCACAACTATAGTGACATCGCTTCGTATTTTTGAATATGGTGTTTTTGCACTCCTTGGCCTTTTTGCCTTCACGGTGGCGACGATCATGTATAACGTAATTAGTAACTCTATTTTCTTCCATAGGGAAGAGATCGAGATTATCGAGCTTGTTGGTGGACGTTCTTCGTTCACGTATGGACAATTCCTACTTCAGGCGATTTTCTATGGAGTTGGAGCAGTGGCTATTGTTGCTGGTGTTTTTCTCGTTTTTCGTTCTTCTCTTGATTTTTCTGCACTGGAAGGTTCACTTTCTGTTTTTGAATCCACCGTTGTATACTTCTTTGATTCACTTTTATTTCTTTTGTCCAGTGAACTCTGAATTATACTTCTGTTGAGTATTTTTTCCGCAGCTATCGCCCTCAAAAAATACACACATAAAACTATGTTTCTTTAGATGAGAAAGCGGAGTGATATTTTTTCGAAAAAATATTTGCATTTTCGGAAAACGTATATATACTCCGCTCGCATTTCGATACAGGTTCTGTACACATTACCTATTCGAATGTGTGACACGGGGTACGAGATTTTCTCACCTCATCCAATAAACACCTTTTGGTGCTGTAGCTCAGTTGGTTAGAGCGCCGCCCTGTCACGGCGGAGGTCGCGAGTTCGAGCCTCGTCAGCACCGCCACTTCGTTTTGCTTTGCAAAACAATTAAAAATTAATAATTCAAAATTAAAGATGTTCCCGAATCATTTTTAATTCTTAATTTTTAACTTTGAATTTCTTTCGGGGCCTTAGCTCAGTTGGCTAGAGCGCCTGTTTTGCACGCAGGAGGTCAAGGGTTCGACTCCCTTAGGCTCCACCATTTCCAAAAATTCAAGATTCAAAATTCAAGATTCATAATTGAATATGATTCTTGTACAAAATTTTGAATTTTTAATTATTAATCTTGAATCACTATGTGACTCCGCAATAAACGTCCACACAACATGGTATACTCTGTTAAACGCAAGGGTGTATATTCTGGTGGAAAACTCGCTCATGCTATCAAGCATTACAAGCACCTCCAGAAGCGTATTGCTGTAGAAGGTGAAACTCTCTGGCTTCAGAATGCTATGAAAATCGTTCTTGCGAAATTCAAAAAGTATTCTATTAATGTTAATAAGATATAAACTATAAGAGATAAGATATGAGATTCCAAAATATCTCATATCTCATAACTCATATCTCATAACTCATATCTCATAACTCATAATTTTTCTCTTATGCCACGTCTCACTACTTATGCTCACAAGAAACTCAAGAAGGCAGTAACTCGTATCAATAAAAAGATGCGAAAAACTAAAAAATAAAATTTGCTTTTCCGCCGTTTTCTATACAATCTTTAGGCTTTTAATTTTTATTCTTTTTTTATATGTCTACATACGACAGATCAAAACCACATATGAATATTGGTACCATTGGTCACGTGGATCATGGTAAAACTACTTCTACTGCTGCGTTTACATTTGTTCTCGCTCAGAAGTTCGGTGGTGAAACTAAGAAATACGACGAAATCGACGGTGCTCCAGAAGAAAAGGCACGTGGTATTACTATTAATACTGCTCACGTTGAGTATCAGACTGCTAGTCGTCACTACGCACACGTTGACTGTCCTGGACATGCTGACTACGTGAAGAACATGATTACTGGTGCTGCTCAGATGGATGCTGCGATTCTCGTAGTAGCTGCTACTGACGGACCTATGGCTCAGACTCGTGAACATATCCTTCTTGCTCGCCAGGTTGGTGTTCCTTACATCGTTGTATGGATGAACAAGTGTGATATGGTTGATGATGCAGAAATGCTTGATCTCGTTGAAATGGAAATCCGCGAACTTCTTTCTAAGTACGAATTTCCTGGAGATGATCTTCCAGTTATCCGTGGTTCTGGTCTCGTTGCTCTCGAAAATCCTACTGATATGGACAAACCATACGGTGCGAAAGCTGTTGTTGAACTTTTTGAAGCTATCGAATCTTACGTTCCAGTTCCTGAGCGTGCACTCGACAAGCCATTCCTTATGCCAGTTGAAGATGTATTCTCAATCAAGGGTCGTGGTACTGTAGTTACTGGAAAAATCGAACAGGGTGTTATCAAGGTTGGTGACAATATCGAAATTCTCGGTATTAGAGATACTCAAACTACTACTGTTACTGGTATCGAAATGTTCCACAAGCTTCTTGATCAAGGTCAAGCTGGTGATAACGCAGGTCTTCTTCTCCGTGGTATCGAACGTACTGATGTTGAACGTGGACAAGTTCTCGCAAAGCCAGGATCTATCAAGCCTCATACCAAATTCGAAGCAGAGGTATACGTACTGACTAAGGATGAAGGTGGACGTCATACTCCATTCTTTCAGGGTTACAAGCCTCAGTTCTACTTCCGTACGACTGATGTAACTGGTTCTATCGAACTTCCTGCAGGAGTTGAGATGGTTATGCCTGGTGATAATATTCAGATGACTATCACTCTCGGTGCTCCAATCGCTATGGATCAAGGTCTTCGCTTCGCGATTCGTGAAGGTGGTCGTACTGTTGGTTCTGGAGTTGTTGCCAAAGTTATTGCTTAATCAAGAATCTTCATGTGCTCATAGGAAAGTAATTTCCTGTGAGTCATGAGCATTTTACTTCCTCATTCCTTAAAATCCATGACTGCCAAAAAGACTTCGAGTGCTCTCGGAAAAATTCGTATTACTGTTAAGGCCTTCGAACACAAGCTCGTTGACGAAGCTGTATCAAAGATTGTTACAACTGCAAAAGATAGCGGTGCAATCGTTGTTGGACCAGTTCCACTCCCAACAAAAATCGAAAAAATTACCCTCAACCGTTCTACATTCGTCAATAAGAATGCTCGTGAACAGTTCGAGATTCGTCGTCACAAACGTCTTATCGATGTCATGGATCCTACTCCAAAAACTCTTGAACTTCTCCAATCAGTGAATATTCCTGCCGGAGTCGGAGTAGAAATCAAGGTAATGTAGTCTTCAATAGATATAAGTTATAAGATATGAACTATAAGATGAATTACCATCAGTATAGACAATATCTCATATCTTATCTCTCATATCTTATCTCTCATAACTAAATTCTTATGTCTCGCGTCTGTCAACTTACTGGAAAAAGAACTGGAGTCGGAAACAATGTTTCTCACTCTTGCCGTCATACTAAGCGTCATTTCTATCCGAATCTCTTTTGGAGAAATATCAAAGATCCTGCAACAGGACTTACTCTTCGATTGAGACTTTCAGCGAAAGCTATCAAGACTCTGAAGAAGAAAGGAATTCTTTAATCCTTATGGAATACTCGGTATTCTTTCTCACCAAATTCTCAACAATTTAAAATTCTAAATTTAAAATTATGCTCAAGATTCGTCTTTCCCGCGTAGGTCGTAAACATGTCGCAAAATTTCGCGTTGTTCTCACAGAACACAAGCAGAGTGCGAAGCATGGATTTATCAAGGTTCTTGGTTCTTACGATCCACATACAAAGGCTCTTGAGATGGATTTTGATACTGCCAATTCTTATATCAAGAATGGTGCACAATACTCTGAGACCCTTGCGAAGATTGTCGCTTCTCAGTCAAAATAATTCTATACATTACCGCTTCGGCGGTTTTTTATTCTTTATATATTTCTTATTATGGAAGCTCAAGCATTTCTTCGTTTGATTGTCGAATCTCTGGTCGAGAAGAAAGAAGCTATCGAGATCACTGAGCAACATGACGAACTCGGAACACTCGTCACACTCAAGGTTGACCAAGCGGATATGGGTTCTATCATTGGTCGCGGAGGGAAAACTATAGATTCTATCCGCACGGTTCTTCGCGTTTTTGGCTCCAAGAAAGGAGAACGAGTGAATCTTCGTATCCTTGAGGACAAGCCAATCGAATAGTTGGCTTTTTTCTTATTTTCTTTCAAAAATACTTTACTTTTTCAGAGTTTTTTATACTATCCCTTTAGTATCCATACGTTCCTATGTTCAATCAACTATTCACATTCGAAGAAATTCTAAAGTATGCAGTAGCAGCCGTTGTAGTTGGTTCTGTTATTCTTGCTGTATTATATAGTATTTGGTGAGGAGTTCTCTTGATTACATCAGGAGGAAAAGAAGAAAAAGTGAAACCAGCCGTGAATCATATTCGTCATGCTGCCATTGGTGTCGTTATTCTTATGTTGGTTCTGTTCGTAGCTCCGCAGATTGCTCGTATTATCGGGTTAGAGTATCCGGATGTTATTCGTCCGAGTAATATTTTTGCAACGATTCAAGAAGTTTCGTCGAATATATTTGGCGGAGGCATTTCGAGTTCGAATAGTTTTGCTGATGATTCATCGAACACGTCAATTGGAAGTGATTTTACCGATTTATAATCTTTTTTTATGGCAGTTTTTTCTTTTGGTATCGAATCTGTGAATGCAGCAAATGGAACACTCGCTGATGTTGGGAGTAACTATTCTGCTGGTGAAATGATCACAACTGGTGTAGCAATCGTTGTTTTTGTAGCTGTTCTCTGTGCGGTTCTCTTTATCGTCTGGTGATGAGTGATGTTGATTCTTTCTGGTGGAAAGGATGAAAAAGTAAAGCCAGCTATTAACAGTATTCGCTATTCTGTCATTGGACTGATTGTTATCGTCATTTCTCTTTTCGTTGCACCAAAAATCGTAGAATTCATGGGACTGAGTGGTATCCAAGATTATCTTGCACCAAATCGAGTTTTTGCCAGTATGAAAAATATTGCCAATACGGTTTTCGGTGGTTCAAGTAATTCAGATTTTAGCGTTTCTTCTGATGCTTCCGTCGGTGCTGATTTTACTGATTTGTAAGCCAAATTTATTCACGAAAATTGATTGCTTTCTCCCCACTTTTTTATATACTGGTGGGGATTTCTTTTAGTTAAAAATTCAAAATTAATAATTCAAAATTATGGCAAAAAATTCAGGAAATAGAGTCCCAGAATGACCAGAAGTTGGAGTGGTAACATGACCATGATGTCCTCCTCGTATTGCTAATAGGAATGCGCATCACGTTTTTGCTACAAATGTACAGAACCTACTTCCGCCCCTAATTCCTAGAAACCAATGAGATGTTCCAGGTCTTCAGGGGTACTTCGGGGTAAAAGTTGGGATGGTGATCAAAAAATAACTTATCTAATCTTAAATACTAATCCTAAAAACTCTTTTCTATGTCAGAAACTCCAGAAAATATTGAGCTTGATTCTTCTTCGGATGAAGGAGAAAAAGTAGTAGCTCCCGCTGTTCTTCAGGGTATGAATTATGATGGAGATTCGAATCGTAATATCGTCGAAGAAATGGAGACGTGCTATCTCGACTATGCGATGAGTGTTATTGTTTCTCGTGCGCTTCCTGATATTCGTGATGGACTCAAGCCAGTGCATCGTCGCGTTCTCTATGCGATGTATGAAGGTGGTGTTCGTGCGACAGGAAAATACCGAAAATCCGCTCGTGTCGTCTGAGATGTTCTCGGTAAATATCATCCACATGGTGATTCTTCTGTGTATGAGGCTATGGTTCGTATGGCTCAGGATTTTTCTCTGCGCTATCCACTCGTAGACGGCCAAGGAAACTTCGGTTCTATGGATGGTGACGGTGCTGCTGCGATGCGTTATACGGAAGTGAAGATGGATAAGCTTGGTGAACTGATGCTTATGGATATCGAGAAAAATACGGTTGATTGGAAAGCGAACTATGATGCAAGTACTGAAGAACCTATGGTGCTTCCTGCGCGTATCCCAAATCTCCTTCTGAATGGAGTTATGGGTATTGCGGTGGGCATGGCAACCAATATTCCTCCACATAATCTCGGGGAGATTATCGATGCTCTGACATATATTCTTGGACATGAGAATCCTGAGAATATCACGATCGAAGATTTGATGAATTTCATTCATGGTCCTGATTTTCCTACTGGTGGAATTATCTACAACAAGAAAGATATTCTCGAAGCATATGCTCGTGGACGTGGTTCTATCGTCCTTCGTGGTCGTGTGAATATCGAGGAAGGGAAGAATGGTCGTGAATCTATCGTAATCACGGAAGTTCCATATCAGCTCAACAAGAAAGAATTCGTCGAAAAGATTGCCGATCTCGTTATGGAGAAGATTATTGTCGGTGTTGCGGATATTCGCGATGAGTCGAACAAGGAGGGAATTCGTGTGGTGATAGAACTCAAGCGCGATGCTTTCCCGAAGAAAATACTGAATCAACTCTACAAGCTCACATCACTTCAGACGAGCTTCTCATTCAATATGATTGCACTCACGAATCGAGGACTTCAGCCACGTCTCTTTAACTTGAAAGAAATGCTCGTGGAATTCATCGCGCATCGTGATGAAGTGGTTGTTCGTCGTACTCGTTATGATCTTGCGGTTGCTGAAGCTCGTGCTCATATTCTCGAAGGTCTCAAGATTGCTCTCGATAATATCGATGCAGTGATTCGCACTATTCGTGGATCCAAAACGAAGGAAGAAGCACATAGTGCTCTCATGGAGAATTTTGGACTCTCAGAGAAACAGGCAACGGCTATCATGGAGATGCAACTTCAGCGTCTCGCTGGTCTGGAACGAAAGAAAATCGAAGATGAACTCGCAGAGAAGATTATTCTCATCGCTGATCTGAAGGATATTCTCGCGAATCCTGTTCGTGTGAAGAAAATTATTGGAGATGAACTTCTCGAACTCAAGGAGAAATATGGAGATGCTCGTCGCACTGAAGTTCATGCTGGTGCTGTTGGGGAATTCAATCCGA of the Candidatus Gracilibacteria bacterium genome contains:
- the gyrA gene encoding DNA gyrase subunit A, which translates into the protein MSETPENIELDSSSDEGEKVVAPAVLQGMNYDGDSNRNIVEEMETCYLDYAMSVIVSRALPDIRDGLKPVHRRVLYAMYEGGVRATGKYRKSARVVGDVLGKYHPHGDSSVYEAMVRMAQDFSLRYPLVDGQGNFGSMDGDGAAAMRYTEVKMDKLGELMLMDIEKNTVDWKANYDASTEEPMVLPARIPNLLLNGVMGIAVGMATNIPPHNLGEIIDALTYILGHENPENITIEDLMNFIHGPDFPTGGIIYNKKDILEAYARGRGSIVLRGRVNIEEGKNGRESIVITEVPYQLNKKEFVEKIADLVMEKIIVGVADIRDESNKEGIRVVIELKRDAFPKKILNQLYKLTSLQTSFSFNMIALTNRGLQPRLFNLKEMLVEFIAHRDEVVVRRTRYDLAVAEARAHILEGLKIALDNIDAVIRTIRGSKTKEEAHSALMENFGLSEKQATAIMEMQLQRLAGLERKKIEDELAEKIILIADLKDILANPVRVKKIIGDELLELKEKYGDARRTEVHAGAVGEFNPTDTIPNEEVVVAFSKNGYIKRVKSSSFRAQRRGGKGITTAVKDEDEIASILSTKNHNTLLFFTNTGRVFRLPAYEIPEMQRTAKGQPIVQFLSLAKDESISAILDFTNTVGKHLFLISAKGVVKRIDMSEIANIRASGLIVMKPHDDDMLRWVRVTDGTDNILMVSRGGKAIQFAETDVRVMGRAAAGVRGMKIANTDSLIEGCVAGKDAKYVFTVSENGMGKISSLEDYREQGRGGSGVKVGATTEKTGQIIGAFTLNESQKSEGSVILISKDGQTVRVPLADVRITGRTTQGVILAKLKNSHDAFTSATVVDKSEGNEDEDSVEVQVAE
- the tuf gene encoding elongation factor Tu produces the protein MSTYDRSKPHMNIGTIGHVDHGKTTSTAAFTFVLAQKFGGETKKYDEIDGAPEEKARGITINTAHVEYQTASRHYAHVDCPGHADYVKNMITGAAQMDAAILVVAATDGPMAQTREHILLARQVGVPYIVVWMNKCDMVDDAEMLDLVEMEIRELLSKYEFPGDDLPVIRGSGLVALENPTDMDKPYGAKAVVELFEAIESYVPVPERALDKPFLMPVEDVFSIKGRGTVVTGKIEQGVIKVGDNIEILGIRDTQTTTVTGIEMFHKLLDQGQAGDNAGLLLRGIERTDVERGQVLAKPGSIKPHTKFEAEVYVLTKDEGGRHTPFFQGYKPQFYFRTTDVTGSIELPAGVEMVMPGDNIQMTITLGAPIAMDQGLRFAIREGGRTVGSGVVAKVIA
- the rpmB gene encoding 50S ribosomal protein L28 yields the protein MSRVCQLTGKRTGVGNNVSHSCRHTKRHFYPNLFWRNIKDPATGLTLRLRLSAKAIKTLKKKGIL
- the rpsP gene encoding 30S ribosomal protein S16, with product MLKIRLSRVGRKHVAKFRVVLTEHKQSAKHGFIKVLGSYDPHTKALEMDFDTANSYIKNGAQYSETLAKIVASQSK
- a CDS encoding AfsA-related hotdog domain-containing protein gives rise to the protein MSEKEPLEHIPSLTATLGVFKRVASTLKGVSNNIPCIDDRSFLDHHSRTHGTSLEPVRVHKTRPENVIIGIPFRQGNNWRVMLNTNKSGENLYEDPPLPIIEGTYLIEACNQLGSYVLDEFMPLFKVCKLLGMEKFMLSKSILKGQKKISLELGNIEYETKMGMTLGRYRVLIINGTEVIGCITYNFSIQDYTRADYETDITRRNEGGINLYQLERIKKYEELKNPSE
- a CDS encoding KH domain-containing protein; translated protein: MEAQAFLRLIVESLVEKKEAIEITEQHDELGTLVTLKVDQADMGSIIGRGGKTIDSIRTVLRVFGSKKGERVNLRILEDKPIE
- the rpsJ gene encoding 30S ribosomal protein S10 encodes the protein MTAKKTSSALGKIRITVKAFEHKLVDEAVSKIVTTAKDSGAIVVGPVPLPTKIEKITLNRSTFVNKNAREQFEIRRHKRLIDVMDPTPKTLELLQSVNIPAGVGVEIKVM